Genomic DNA from Klebsiella variicola:
GCCATCTGAGTGCTCATCTCATCGGCATCGGTAGTGACAATCGCCGGGGTGTCGGTCAGACGATGGGTCAGACGCACCTCTTTCACCCGGTCGCCAAGCAGGTTTTTCACCCGCTCAACGAACGGCTCCAGCGCTTTTTCAGCTTCTTTGGTGGACTCGTCCACTTCATCCGCCAGCTTATCCAGCGACTCGTCGGCTTTCGCCACCGACTGGAACGCTTTGCCGTCGAACTCGGTCAGGTAGCTCATCATCCACTCGTCGATGCGATCGGAGAGCAGCAGAACTTCAATCCCTTTCTTACGCAGCAGTTCGAGGTGCGGGCTGCTCTTCGCCGCCGCATAGCTGTCGGCAGTGATGTAGTAGATCTTCTCCTGGCCTTCTTTCATGCGCGAGACATACTCTTCCAGCGACACGGTCTGTGCGGAGGAGTCGGTATGCGTCGTCGCGAAACGCAGCAGTTTGGCGATCGCTTCCTGGTTGCTCGGATCTTCCGCCGGGCCCTCTTTCAGCACCAGGCCGAACTGTTTCCAGAAGGTTTGATATTTTTCAGCGTCATCTTTCGCCAGCTTATCCAGCATCTGCAGCGCGCGTTTGGTCAGCGCGGTGCGCAGGTTGCGGGTCACGCTGCTGTCCTGCAGGATTTCACGGGAGACGTTCAGCGGCAAATCGTTGGAATCTATCAGGCCGCGCACGAAGCGCAGGTAGTTCGGCATAAACTGCTCGGCGTCGTCCATAATGAACACACGCTGCACGTACAGCTTCAGGCCGTGTTTATGATCGCGGTTCCACATATCCCACGGCGCCTGCGACGGGATATACAGCAGGCTGGTGTACTCCTGCTTACCTTCCACGCGGTTGTGGCTCCAGGTCAGCGGGTCGCTGTAGTCGTGAGCGATATGCTTGTAAAACTCTTTGTATTCGTCGTCGTTCACTTCGGACTTGCTGCGGGTCCACAGGGCCTGCGCCTTGTTGATTTTTTCCCACGAAATCACGGTTTCGCCGTCTTTCTCTTCCTGCTTTTCAATCTCAACCGGCAGCGCGATATGGTCGGAATACTTGCTGATGATGGAGCGCACGCGCCAGTCATTGAGGAAATCGTCTTCGCCCTCACGCAGATGCAGGGTGATTTCGG
This window encodes:
- the htpG gene encoding molecular chaperone HtpG, which translates into the protein MKGQETRGFQSEVKQLLHLMIHSLYSNKEIFLRELISNASDAADKLRFRALSQPDLYEGDGELRVRVSFDKDNRTLTIADNGIGMNREEVIDHLGTIAKSGTKAFLESMGSDQAKDSQLIGQFGVGFYSAFIVADKVTVRTRAAGDKPENGVFWESAGEGEYTVADITKADRGTEITLHLREGEDDFLNDWRVRSIISKYSDHIALPVEIEKQEEKDGETVISWEKINKAQALWTRSKSEVNDDEYKEFYKHIAHDYSDPLTWSHNRVEGKQEYTSLLYIPSQAPWDMWNRDHKHGLKLYVQRVFIMDDAEQFMPNYLRFVRGLIDSNDLPLNVSREILQDSSVTRNLRTALTKRALQMLDKLAKDDAEKYQTFWKQFGLVLKEGPAEDPSNQEAIAKLLRFATTHTDSSAQTVSLEEYVSRMKEGQEKIYYITADSYAAAKSSPHLELLRKKGIEVLLLSDRIDEWMMSYLTEFDGKAFQSVAKADESLDKLADEVDESTKEAEKALEPFVERVKNLLGDRVKEVRLTHRLTDTPAIVTTDADEMSTQMAKLFAAAGQAAPEVKYIFELNPAHQLVKRAADTQDDAQFGEWVELLLDQALLAERGTLEDPNQFIRRMNQLLAS